The Apium graveolens cultivar Ventura chromosome 3, ASM990537v1, whole genome shotgun sequence sequence ATATCAGTTGTAATAAATGAAAACCACGATTCACGTGTGACATTAGTAttaaatattaccgttgcatGGATAACAATTCAAGGTTAAAATTGTAATCTCTCGTTACCGAAGCAAAATTTTACTGCATTTAGCCATCATGTTATTTAGTTGTAAGAAGAAAAAAACAATTTTTACAGGGGGAGGGGAATTCTTCGAATAAGAGAATACGAGCCCGGTCCAAGCCCAATcaaataagagagagagagagagagcgtaGGGGGGCCCATTATTTTATCCCTAAATAATTTGGACGCGGACGCAGATGCAGCAACAGCCGCCGCATTAGGGGATAGAAAATAGATCTGAAAATAATGAAAATGATGAGACTCGGTCGACTCGCTCTCAAGATGAATCTGCTAAACATTTTCTCAAAATACCAGCTCACCAACCGTTTCTTTAACCCCTTGTCAATTTCAATTAAAGGTTCCTTTCATTTtgactttattattttttaactCGTTCATTTTCGTTCCAATTATCATTATGTGTGTTTTTATGACGATGATGATAACATGAGCCCATTACAGGTTACTAGAATAATATTAGTAGTTTATAACAATCAATGAAAAAGTATAGCAATCACTTTTTGGGCAGCTTGGCCCTTAGCTGCGCATTCTCTTTCTCAAGAATTGAGACTTTCTTTTTTAGGGTCCTGATGTAGGTTAGAGCTGATTAGAGGACAGAGTGCTTGGTGGTGGCGAGGAGGGAAGTGGCGATCATTAGAGCAAGGATGGCGTTGTTGAGTTGATCGTGGTGTTTCTTGGAAGCAGACTTGAGGGAATTATCAGGGGCTGGTCCTTGATAGAGGGTGGTAGAGGGGGTTGGTCCTTGACAGAGGGTGGTAGAGTGGGCTGGTCCTTGTTCTTGTCATCCTTCTCAGCAGCTGCGTTGATGTACTGTAGGTGTTGGTTTCTCACAAAAGCCACAAGCGCGGAGATAGCAAGAACAATATCATGGGCTCTTACGATAGCTAGAAGTAGGAAGAAAAATATAAGGACAAATATAATGAGAAAATTATATAATTCAGATAAAAGAAACATAGTAGAAAGTTAGATACAGTATGTTCATAAATCTACACGAGAATAGCTCATTTATGTATTATTCGGGGTTCGTATGTGACCCAGTTGGGGAAATTTTCAGTCTTAAGCTGAGGGTTGCAGACATAAACAAGTGATTTGTTCCTTAGGCAGATACTGTATGttcatatatacatacataaatacatacaaaTATGCTTAAGGTAATATAAACAAATCACTTGTTTATGCCTGCAAGGAACGCTTTTACCTCCCTCAGCTTAAGGCTAAAAATTTCCCCAACTGGGTCACATACGAACCCCGAATAATACAGAAATTAAATATTCTCGTGCAGATTTATGAACGTACGGTATTCTAACTTTCTACTCCCTTTCTTTTATTCTGAATTATATAATTTCCTCATTATATTTACCCTCATATTTTTCTTCCTACTTCTAGCTATCGTAAGAGCCCATGTCATTATTCTTGCTATCTCCGCGCTTGTGGCTTTTGTGAGAAACCAACACCAACAGTACATCAATGCAGCTGCTGAGAAGGATGACAAGAACAAGGATCGGCCCACTCTACCACCCTGTGTCAAGGACAAGCCCTCTCTACCACCCTCTATCAAGGACCAACCCCTGACAATTCCCTCAAGTCTGCTTCCAAGAAACACCATGATCAACTCAACAACGCCATCCTTGCTCTAATGATCGCCACTTCCCTCCTCACCACCACCAAGCACTCCGTCCTCCAATCAGCTCTCACCTACATCAGGATCCTGGAAAAGAAAGTCTCAATTCTTGAGAAAGAGAAAGTGCATTCTAGTAAATATCTACTCAGATATGGTGTCCCCCCTCTTATGTTTTGTTGATAATAACGTTCTATAATTTTGACAAAGCAAAAGTCATGCTATGTTTTTCACCGTTTATAATAGActattattattactattttaGTAAAGATCTATTCCAAAAGTTGGTCAGTTTACCTTTTCTCTGTATCTCAAGAGTTGTTTAATTATTCCAAATCTTCTTTCTTCTTCCTGCTTCATATATGTTGCAGCATTGTATCTGAGCTGAGGCAAGCAGGACCATATGAAAATACTAGAATAAGATTGTATGTTTTAGtcataatataattatatcaaattccccAGGAAATAGATGATATTAGGATTTCTGGTTTTTATATTGCAAACAGTAGTATTTTACCTGTGATCGTATACTCTCAGGTTTGTTGTGTAGTAGTTGGAAAGATGACCTTTCCCAAATCGGACCCGAGGTTATCTTTGTCACTGGTCATTAGTCACTCTGAAACATCTATCCCCAGTTTGATATGGTCTACCCCAATGAGGATAGTGTGGTCGTGGTTCGTTAAGCCACATCTGTTAGCAGTAAGAGTAATAATCAGAACGCAGTCTAACATAATTTTCATTCACAAACAAACTATATACATGTGTCTGTTATTTTTCCAGTTGATATTGATGAGCCATCGTCATAGTTTTGCAAGCTAGGCCAAGGATGGAATAATATATCAAATCCAACCAATTACATGATGCTCATGATGAAAGCTAGAAGACAACATACATACCCATTATACATGATGCTCATGATGAAAGTTAGAAGACAACATACATACCCATTATACATGATGCTCATGATGAGCGGGGAAGGATAAATACCTAAGTTATTCGCAATGATAGCTTTTTGTATCATGTTGGTCGCAGCATCCAATTTTCCCGAGCAACATTAATGTTACCATTAACTTTTCCtaaataatttatcaaaaaaAACATTTTCACCATGAATATTGTAAGTATTCATAAAGAAAATTATTGTAAGTATTCATAAATGAATTGCaaaactggatattaatattctaaccatgaatattaataaacattgaataaaaactcttttgatatatgtagagatatattttggagcgaaaaatatttttgatatagcacgagacctctaaagaatatttctgatatattccttattcgagttTGTTGCCATcttcctgttgcaacacagatctaagaaatatcatatcttgatatttcttttttgatcatattgccttagagatatattccataaagatataattttgatattttgcagAAATGGAATATCTCTTTAACAATAATGATTTTGatagtttgactttttgactctgatttggatcaattaaattcatgtcctaatgaaGCAGATCTATgtattcttaattttatgtttaatcgtataAATACCAAAacaaataatatatcgaagatatcctttcaatcttcccctttttggtatttgccaaacaaaTATAAAATTATCAGTGTGTGCTTCTCCTTGGTGAATGCATGaatttttaaaagtatttttcaCATAAAACATTGTAAACTCTTAGAAGGTTTTAAAATCCTTTCTTAAAATCTTGCAAAATGATTTGTTAGATTTATCATAAAAATGGAAGCACAGATAGATCCTTGCATATAAAAAAGATATCAATattctaaaattttgaaaaatgagGGGTCTAActtctcttccccttttgtttgggaTATGCCAAAAAGAGTATTTATATAGAGTTTAAACAAATAGTTCATCTAATCTTTGAAGGCATAGTATTTAGTTTAGGAATTTATCAAGAGAAGAAATGTTTATGCTTGCATGGTTTATTTTTAGCATGTACATTACAGTTTGTACAGATTTCTTATATGCATGTAACTTAGACAGATTGTGTATAAAGCCAATTTTATTCTTTTTCAGTCTGCAAATTAACATGATTCATGAAAACACGGCCTTAGTGTTTTACAATCTATAATACATAATTTTTCAATCACAAGATACAAAAACTGTCACTAATACAATCTATGTTCATGTTACAAAATCTGAGATCTAATACATACTATTTTGTCAATTCGACTTTGCTGGCTATTGTCATATTACAATATCTAACACTAATACACTCTATTTTTATTCCAGATCTAAGTATCAGACTATACATTTTGGAAAGCTAATACATTCGAAGAACTCCACATTTCTAAACAACATATCGCAAATGCAATATATCTAATTCCAGAATAATGATACTCAATATCTTTTACACATTCAATTACCACAAAAGTTTCAGTTGGATTGGTTTGATACTGGAACTCAATACAACAATCTGATGTGTGTGTGTGAAGTAGAATTATCATAGGTTGAGAATTTATACCTGTCATACCTTAGCAGAGTGAGACTTGATGACTTTGATATAATGTTTCCATAAGCTAAGCTTGATCCGATTTGAGTTGTGCATGTGTGTGTTTGGCCTGCATCTTAGTTAGATAATACACACATATACCAGTTACCAAATTGCTTAACTCTCAAATGATCTGAAAGAGACAGGGGCAAGCATTTATAGAATGTTAATTTGACAGTCAATTTGATAGATAAGATTTAAATTACAGAGTAGTCTAAAAACCGTTTTTAGAAATAATCAACTTCACAGATTAGTTGGTGACATATACTTAGTTGTGATGTGTATTTCCAAAATAGGGATATAACTTAAAAGCAAATCAATGGAATCAAgatacaaatcattttataaatttttaggTACACCTCTTGTTCCTGCAATAGCTAATTAGGGAACATCATAAAACATGACACTAAGCCATAATGCATCAACAAAAGTAAACACAAATTCATATTTTAGTACCAGAAAACATAGAATTTTTATAGTCAGATTTGACTTTATTCCTGCATAGATTGGGTAGTGAATTTAAGAGCAAAAATTGTAGTACAAGTATGATAGAGTATGCAACACCAGAAGTAACAGAGTGCAGATTATATTAGATGGAACAAAAGTGTTCATatcaatcagtgtggttcactgattaaatAGAACAAAGTTATGCACCTGTCTTAGAGATTACAAAGCATTAGGAGTGCATACACTCCATTAAGTTCAACCAAATTAAAACAGAGTTAAGGTTACAGTCATTAAACCAGAAATCCAAAAATTCAATTCAAATTACACCATCAGAAATACAACTATTCAGTCATAGATCAGCAAAAGGGGTGAAGAAGCAGCAACACAGCAAGGTACATAATCACTCAGTAGCAAGAACATCTACACAGATCATCCAATAACATTACCATCGACATCACATACATGGATTAAATCAGGCAGATTATCAATCAATTGACCTCTAGCTCTCACGCCTActtcttctaactcatgaatcattGCAGTGTTTTCACTCAAAGGGACTTGATATGAATTGACAATTTCTTGGTCAGACATGCAACGTGTTCCTAGTGTAGATGCAGCTAGGTTTTCTAAATATGCAATCATATGTTTACAAGATGCAGTGATACCCTATAGTTCTCCTACCTTTTCCTTAAGCTCATCATTTTCAGTTTTTACTCTCTTAAATTCCATTTTTGGTTCATTAAACATGGCCTTGACAGACtcaaatttagagagaaagacATCTTCCTCTCTGATGAACTGAGGAATGACAATAGGAGTGACCTCTTGAGGTTCACAGTGCATTAGGGGCACTTGTGGCCTAAAGTGGTCATTCGTGATTTGAGAATCAGCCAGATTTGCAAATATTTCTGGCATTGGAATGTTGCAGATTGCAAAGAGAGAAGAAATTAACATACCATATGTCATATAATCAACAAGATGAGCATTTATCATGTTCAAAAGAATGACATAGGAGATACTGAAATTGATTTTGTTATTAAAAAGCAGATGcatgattttcatatcaaagaaGTCAAGATACTTGCTCTGATTAGGTTTAGGCATAACATTAGACCTAATAATGAGAGCAAGGTGTTGGAAAGTGCTAGTAAAATGTTTAAAATGGATACCACAGTTGACATCACAGAGACCATCAAGCATATCAGAATTACAAAATATACATACCATGAGTTCAAATTCAGACTTATTAAACACAAACAGAAAATATATATCCTCACATGGCAACTCACATAGATGAAGAGGTAAATGCAGTGCTCTATTTATGCTCTTGTTATCTACACAGATAACTTTTCTATTCACTGTAGTAGTGAAATTCAAGATGCCCTCTACCCCTTTAATTATGTTCATGTTGCAATAAAATCCCCCTATGAGATGAATGAAATATTGTTTTTTTAGATTGTACATTAAACCATCCCATTTAGCCCTTCTAATGATGAACTCCACTTCACCTTTAACATCCACACAAGTGCCAGGTTGGACATTTTTTATgagttcaagaaactttttggagTTTGATGGGTTAGATAGTTTTGGTGGTGGAGGTTTTGGTTTGTTCATTTTTGGGCTAGGGTTTGGTTCTTGTCTGAGATTGGCTTTCCTGGTATAGACTTTTGGTTGCAAAGATTTGGTTGGTCTAGGGTTAGGGGAATAAGGGTTCTGGAATTTTTAGCTTTGGTAGAAAGGAATGGTGTGATTTTTGTATCCCTTTCTGAGTTGTCTAGGTGGAAAATGTCTTTTGTGATAGTGTTTAGGATGTGAAGATTGAACAGTTTTGAAGGCTGATGTTTTGTGATGgtgaaactgatttttctccatatcttcaagaagatatgAATTTTCAATCAGTGGTCTGGGCTTGGGGTAATAGAGATTGAcatttgggttcatgttgcaagtgaagtggaGTAATGCAAGTGAACCGTGTTTGTGTGTGAATGCAACAAATGTAAACATAagtatatatgcatgcacatagcacataattcAATATCAGTTTGAAAAATAATTTCCTGTAAAATAACTtttactgttcatgaacagtgatTTTCATTAAATGCAGTTTGTAGAATTTTGATAAGCAGAGGAGTTGTTTACATGATTCCAAATTCTAGGTATAATTAAAATGCAACTAGAGTATGATGTTTGATAGCTGACATATGCAAAAAATGACAGATGTACTAGATAACACTGTTTTAGTACTGTTAGAAGTACAAAAAGTATACAGATTTGGGAGAATGTGTGACATAAAGGTGAAATGCAGCTCACTCTATATCATAGAACCTAGCAAGTGACAAACAATGCATTTAAGAATGTTCGGTGCTGAGAAAAGATTAGTGCAGACAGGTTGTCCCTTTTTCcaaagaatttaatttttgaaaactTTTGAGTTTTAATAAAGAATGTTACATTCATTTCTTTGGGCAGCTTGTGTTAAATGAGATGCAACACATAGAATAATATGCACATTTAACACAGAACAATGCATCTATATTAATACACACTCAGTTTTATTTAGTGTAAACATCATTCAAGGTCAGACACTTCACAGaataatcagaatataattaacACCAGATATAACACATTAACTGTATTGAATTTAACTAAATTTTCACCTAGAattctaagtggccattaatcacagcagtgatccagatacaggaatgctcaaggctcccctgccaggtcttTTTGTGAGGGCAGTGTGTGCTTGTGAGTCTTTAACTTTTAATTGACTTATGCTTTTTGTCAAAAAGCACATTATACCAAGTCAAACTCATAAACATAGTGTATAATATTAGAAGCATATATAGGTTCAAGTACATAGATAATTATACTTGCAAGATGCAGTTCAAATAATCAAGTAATGTTTTAGCAGTTGCTTAGATAATTAGAACAGTCTATATCAAAGTCATTTGATGAACTTAATCATACACAAATATATACCTACACACAGATTCAGCAAAGATATAAACAATCCAATAAAGCCTTATTTAAATACTTATTATAACTGAACTAATGTTATTTGTAAGGCAGTCTTAAAGCATTTATCAGATAGGCACGTATAAACAGCAGTCATAAGACACAAACAGATCTGTCATTAAAAGAAAAACACAATGTTCATGCCTATATCAGTTGATTCCTAGAAGTAAAGTGGATATTATTTACCAAGCAGCATataaatcaagaaatcaagaaatTGATTTTAAACAAGACAATCCTGATAAGCCTAATCAATTCCAGTGATTTATCAATTTTATACCTTAAAATTATTTCAACTTTATCACACAACAGTTGCTTCATTGGATTTAAGCAGATGGACTTTTCATGTTAAATTGTACAGAGCACAGATATGTAATTTAAATTAAACTAAATCAACCACATTATCTTTTCACAATCATAATCAAGGAATCAGTTTATACATTTGATTTAGGTGGTGTTTACATTATATATTTTTCAAGCTTTTCTGTTTTACACAGTATACAGATAGCACATTCACCATGAAGATTAAGTCAAGCCTGTTAATTTCACATTAATACTTTTTAGACCATTACAGAAAATCCAAGTAAGTGACTGACTTAAACATTCCGTTGATTTCATGTATACTAACATATTTCAACTTATAAACTTAAGTAATTCAAGTTTTTAACAGATTAAATCATTAAGCGCATAACAGACAACAATCAGGCATGCATCAATTAACTATCAAGGCTCTGTTTTCACAACATACTTCACAAAAAGCATTCGATCAATTATTTTCTTAACAGAGAGATTTGTCAAATAATCAAATCAACATTTAATTTATACATCCAAACCAATCACTTTTACATAACTCGATTGTTCTtgattaaataaaaatatattaaccTACAAATCAATAAGGTACACACAGCTTCAGACTTTAAATCAAACAGAGAAGTTCATATGAATCTCAGTGTCATATTAGGGTTTATCAGCACCAGTACAAAACACACAAATTTAGAGTCAATTTCTTACCTTTGTCTGTCACTTAGCCAAGTGTACAGatcttacctggttgactcagcGGACTGAGTCAACCTCCCTGTTTTGCGAGTTTCAAGTTGCATGCATCCATTTTATCCATCCGTTTCATTGTATTACATCTTTCTCCGTCTTCTCCTGTAATTAAAATTCAAAGAAAAGGTTAGGGTTTTTGAATCACACATAGTTATGAACATAAAAGCATTAAAATCAATCAATCTAATGTTCGATTTGATGATTCTCATTCGATTTATATATAAATCATCGATTTTTATCATTGAAAATCGATTTGATTTTAACCAACCCCAATACTGATTTCATAGAATCTATCAGATATTCGATgaatatatatgtgtatataagCATAGCTTTTCAAGAACTGTGTCGAGTATTATCGGAAAAGAAGGATTTTGATCGGAAAAAGTCTAGGGTTTTAAATCTGAGAGACGACGAGAgcggcgagagagagagagaaatagaTTATGGTTTGAAGTGTGAGAGCTGTACTGTAGAAACAATTTTTAGgggtatatatatattttataaaataaacgGCTGGGATTAATCTATTTATGAGATCAATGGTCCAGATTTGGAGATATTTAACTGGGTTTAGTTTTAATTTTGGGCTGGGCTAATTCTGggttattttaaaataaatagataaattTTGTAGGAAGATATATGGGCTTATAAACAGAACTGGGCCAGATAAATTTATTTGAATTGGGCTGGTTAATAAagaaataatccagaaaatataattcttttataaaactattttttttaaatagtTGGATTATTATATTTAtccttatatatatattataaatttattttgcAAGAAAACATTCATATATTGCagaaattatttatatatatatataatattttggAAAGATAAAAAtaacatacatatatatatatctgtaaGTAAATATATgagaatatatatatttattcaataTCAAAATaggtatatataaatataaatgactgaaaaaaatataaaattaatttatatgaGAGTGACTTCTAAATGATtataaatctcatggaataataaatattcactcgattaagtttatttttccgattaatctgagctatttaagttatcttaacctgatcaataaatttctttattgataaATCTGAGTTTTAGAcaaacttaataacttgatcgggaAAATATCTTTATCATTGAGATTACATTATAACTCTCTttatataaaccattatttcacagattccaacatttataaatccaagcggagtttagtgaatctttcaaaatttaatggttttgtgaatatgtcagcgagattgatctcagtatcaatatgagtcatttttatatcgcctttattaacatgatcacgtaaaaaatgatgtctcacatctatatgtttagatcttgaatgtaatacgagatttttgctaagatcaatagcactcgtattatcacataagattgagatcacatcaaattttatattatagtcagctagtgtttgcttcatccacagtatttgagcacaacactttgcagctgctatatactcagcctctgttgttgagatggatacggaattttgtttctttgaaaaccaagaaactaaacatccaccgagaaactgacaagtaccacaagtactttttctgtcgactaaatgcccggcatagtccgaatcagaaaaaTATACTAAGTCAAATAGTgttccttttggataccaaagaccaacatcagtggttcctttaagatatctcaatatcctttttattgcggataaatgagattctttgGGTGCTATTTGAAACCTAGCAtacttacaaacactatattgaatatcgggacgacttgcacttatatagagcaagctaccgatcattcctcgatatttctttgtATCTATATGAATTCCTTTTagatcttccgttaatttatcggatgtagacataaGAGTAtagatgggtttggcattatccattttgatttttttcaatatctctttacaatacttggattgagagatatggatgacttcatcagattgccttatttgcaatcccaaaaagaaatttaattctcccatcatactcatctcgaattctctactcatattttcagagaattctttacatagtgcatcatttgtgGAACCAtatatgatgtcatctacgtatatttgtacgagcaatatatcatctttttcttgcctcgtaaaaaaggttttatcggccgttcccatcttaaatttattgtctagtgggaacttgctcaacctttcataccatgctcttggggcctgttttaagccatatagagctttatataatttatagacatagtcgggatgtgttgcatcttcaaacccgggaggttgtttcacatatacttcctcttccaaaatcccgtttaagaatgcaaatttcacatccatttgatagactttgaaatttgtatgacaagcataagccaatagcattcgaattgatttAATTCTTGCTACcagtgcatatgtttcatcaaagtctataccttccatttg is a genomic window containing:
- the LOC141711337 gene encoding uncharacterized protein LOC141711337; translation: MNKPKPPPPKLSNPSNSKKFLELIKNVQPGTCVDVKGEVEFIIRRAKWDGLMYNLKKQYFIHLIGGFYCNMNIIKGVEGILNFTTTVNRKVICVDNKSINRALHLPLHLCELPCEDIYFLFVFNKSEFELMVCIFCNSDMLDGLCDVNCGIHFKHFTSTFQHLALIIRSNVMPKPNQSKYLDFFDMKIMHLLFNNKINFSISYVILLNMINAHLVDYMTYGMLISSLFAICNIPMPEIFANLADSQITNDHFRPQVPLMHCEPQEVTPIVIPQFIREEDVFLSKFESVKAMFNEPKMEFKRVKTENDELKEKVGEL